Genomic DNA from Paracoccus sp. MBLB3053:
ACACTGCAGGGAGAAAAGGTCAAGAGCTACGAAGAGCTGCAAATCGCCAACTGGCTCTATGAAAATGGCGTCGCCTACGAGTACGAGCCTCTGTACGAGCACAAGATCCCGAAAACCGGCAGACGCGATTACCAGCCGGATTTCCGGCTGACCGAAAGCGGCATCTACATCGAACATTTCGGCGTGCGGCGCCACAAGATGGCTGACGGCCGCGAGCGGTTGGTCACCGCGCCCTTCGTCGACCGCGACGAGTATCTCGCTGGTATGGAATGGAAACGGCAGATCCACGCCGAGAACGAGACAAACCTGATCGAGACCTACAGCTACGAACGGCAGGAGGGGCGCCTTCTGACCGGCCTTGCCGAGAAGTTGGCACCATACGTCACTCTGAACCCCCTCCCGGCCAACACGATCTATGACCGGATCGTCGAGCTGAAGCAGGTCGATGACTTCTCCAAGCTGCTTGGAACCTTTCTTCGCAAGTTCAAGAGTGGTGGCTATACTCTGGATGACTGTGAGGCGAAGTCAGAAAGCATGACATTGGGCAGGCGCGCCCGGGCATTCCTCGATGTCTTCGCGCCGGTCTTCGCGGAGTACCAGAAGAGGTTGGGAGGAAGGATCGACTTTGAGGACATGATCCTGCGCGCCGCGCGCTATGTCGAGACCGGCCGCTATGTCAGCCCGTTCCGCCACATCCTTGTCGACGAGTTCCAGGACATCTCGCAAAGCCGTGCCCGGCTGCTGAAGGCACTGAAGGCCCAACACCCCGATGTGCGCATCTTTGCAGTGGGCGATGACTGGCAGTCGATCTTCCGCTTTGCCGGGTCCGACATCCATCTGATGCGCCATTTCGGGGAGGAATTCGGCGGCAACTTCGACGGGCAAACTGGTGTGCACCGAACGGTCGATCTTGGCCGCACCTTCCGGTCGATCGACCAGATAGCGTTTGCGGCGAGGACCTTTGTCCTTCGCAACCCAGCCCAGATCGAGAAGAAAATTGTTCCCGCAGGGGCAGCAACAGAACCGGCGATTAGGATCGTGACCGTCTCGAAAGGCGAGGATGAGCAGAGGCTATCCAGCGTACTCGAGGCAATAGCCACCAAGCTTGAAGGGAGGTCACAGCCGGAAAGTGTGCTTCTGCTCGGGCGCTATCGATACCTGGAACCCGACATGCGTGGTCTCAAGCACGACTTCCCGCAGCTGCGCATTAGTTTCAAAACCATTCATGCGTCAAAGGGCCTCGAGGCGGATCACGTCATCCTCCTGAATGCCGACAGCGGCAGGACCGGCTTTCCCTCCGAGATCGTCGACGATCCCCTGCTGTCGCTTGTCTCGCCCGAGGAGGAAGCGTTCCAGAACGCGGAAGAGCGGCGTGTGATGTATGTGGCCATGACGCGGGCGCGCCATACGCTGACAATCCTCGCTTCCAAAGCACGACCATCGTCGTTCGTCACCGAGCTGAGGAACGACCCGGCCTACGGCATTGCAGCGGCGCTGGGCGCGGAAGCGAAGGCTTATCTCTGCGGTAAATGCGGTGGACGATTGCTCGGCGTCACAGGGAAGGACGGTCGCATCTGGTATCGCTGCGAGCATGTCCAGCATTGCGGAAACCTGCTCCCGGCCTGTCCGTCATGTGGCACAGCGCTGCCACGTCGCGCAGGGAGAACAACGGAGGCCCTATGTGACTGCGGTGCCGGCTACTCGAACTGTCCAGAATGCAGCGATGGCTGGCTGGTTGAACGCAGCGGGCGATACGGGCAATTCCTCGGTTGCGTGCGATATCCGGCGTGCTTGGGGAAGATTCGGGTTTCAGTTCCGAAAGGGCGCATTTCCAAGGTGGACACGAAGCCATAGGGCGCCTGTCCGAATGCAGTGCGCCGGAGTCGGCAGCATAGAAGCTTAGTAAGCTCGTTGGCGACGCGCTAAAGGCCAACGACATTCGAGCGTTCCTTATGACTATCCTTGGGTCATATCGTTGTTCAAGAGTCCATTGCGGTCCACACCGTAACGGGATAGCCCTCGCTTCATATACTCGCTCCCTTGGCCGGAAATCGTCTCTTTTGTCGTCGATGAACTGCAAGAAACATTAGCTGCTCTTGATGAAGTACAGGATGGCATGTGGGTTTCACAGATTGTGCATGCACATGACGGCATAGTCGAACTTGAAGAACAACGCTCAGCCCAACTCAGAGGCCTGGACGGCAATCCGGCGGATCTGAGCGAACCGACAATTCTACTTGCATGCAAGCGAGGGTGCTCGCCCACCGGAGACTTGCATTTCGCTGATCCATACGAACGAGAGCTCGCGCGGCTTCTAAAGCTGGCATCAGAGGACAAATTGTCCTTCGATATACTCAACCACCATGCAACCTTTCTTCTCGGAAAAGGCGCCCCGCTTCCGGTACAGCTACGCTTGTTTCTGATGGGCGTTCTGACCGGTCGGCTCAGTTCGCCCTCGATTTCAGGCAGGCCGAAAATTCCGA
This window encodes:
- a CDS encoding UvrD-helicase domain-containing protein, translating into MRLEDQDDVVLNGADPLAARLFSEEVKEAWVRFNLSVLDKEAARLERILAAVNALGAPLRYAAACQMAPLLEEARGLDASLLSKLQDEAIGPEMVARIAPVRKFVADPRTARAKGIAAFVTAELERWNEFFDTIESKPLTPEQRLSVVVDEDATLVLAGAGSGKTSVITAKAAYLVKAGIRQPEEILLLAFAKNAAEEMSERVEARSGGPVVARTFHAIAYDVIGIVEGSKPALADHATDDLAFTNLIKQILKDLVHRLSDVSKAIIQWFAHFLVEPKTEWEFKTKHEFYTHMEAQDLRTLQGEKVKSYEELQIANWLYENGVAYEYEPLYEHKIPKTGRRDYQPDFRLTESGIYIEHFGVRRHKMADGRERLVTAPFVDRDEYLAGMEWKRQIHAENETNLIETYSYERQEGRLLTGLAEKLAPYVTLNPLPANTIYDRIVELKQVDDFSKLLGTFLRKFKSGGYTLDDCEAKSESMTLGRRARAFLDVFAPVFAEYQKRLGGRIDFEDMILRAARYVETGRYVSPFRHILVDEFQDISQSRARLLKALKAQHPDVRIFAVGDDWQSIFRFAGSDIHLMRHFGEEFGGNFDGQTGVHRTVDLGRTFRSIDQIAFAARTFVLRNPAQIEKKIVPAGAATEPAIRIVTVSKGEDEQRLSSVLEAIATKLEGRSQPESVLLLGRYRYLEPDMRGLKHDFPQLRISFKTIHASKGLEADHVILLNADSGRTGFPSEIVDDPLLSLVSPEEEAFQNAEERRVMYVAMTRARHTLTILASKARPSSFVTELRNDPAYGIAAALGAEAKAYLCGKCGGRLLGVTGKDGRIWYRCEHVQHCGNLLPACPSCGTALPRRAGRTTEALCDCGAGYSNCPECSDGWLVERSGRYGQFLGCVRYPACLGKIRVSVPKGRISKVDTKP